The following are encoded together in the Primulina tabacum isolate GXHZ01 chromosome 18, ASM2559414v2, whole genome shotgun sequence genome:
- the LOC142533023 gene encoding glucosamine inositolphosphorylceramide transferase 1-like, translated as MGSSSIVTSGSSSAGSGGGGWFRWRWNGGMGGGKSNNSFVNRNGNCIINSDNNTSEHCVLSSCLAFFLVSVVVLGSIGSLYGRFMLTDNVRSEINAPPGCVLDNEGSWAIGVYSGDSPFSLEPVEAMNVWKDKSAAWPVANPVLTCASPSDSGFPSNFVADPFLYVQGDTLYLFHETKNSVTMQGDIGVARSVDKGATWKYLGIALDEDWHLSYPYVFDYNGNIYMMPESSAKGDIRLYRAINFPLTWTMDKIIMKKPLVDSFIIPHQGLFWLFGSDHSGIGTKKNGQLEIWYSNSPHGPWKPHKKNPIYNTDKSMGARNGGRPFVYNGNLYRIGQDSGETYGKRIRVFKIGVLTTDEFREVAVPLGVKESNKGRNAWNGARGHHIDAQQLSSGEWIAVLDGDRVPSGDALRRFMFGLASFLAVLVFVMLVGFLLGVVKCIVPLSWCPHNMGKRSDAFSAWERPSVLSAKLRLFCSRLNRASSTLHARIRPNSCSGIIILTFVIVVAVVLTCCGVNYIYGGNGGQESYPLSGHYSEFTLLTMTYDARLWNLKMYVKHYSRCSSVREIVVVWNKGTPPQLSDFDSAVPVRIRIEEHNSLNNRFKIDPLIKTRAVLELDDDIMMTCDDIERGFRVWREHPERIVGFYPRFVNGSPLKYKGEKHARKYDGYNMILTGAAFIDSTVAFEIYWSTYAAEGREMVDSFFNCEDILMNYLYANKSSTNVVEYIKPAWAIDTSKFSSVAISRNTQAHYGVRSNCLTKFSDMYGSLTDRKVEFSRRTDGWDV; from the exons ATGGGTTCAAGTTCAATCGTGACTTCAGGATCCTCCAGCGCGGGTTCCGGTGGAGGCGGGTGGTTCAGGTGGCGGTGGAACGGAGGGATGGGGGGTGGGAAGAGCAACAACAGCTTTGTTAATCGGAATGGAAACTGTATCATCAATAGTGATAATAACACTAGTGAACATTGTGTTCTTTCGTCTTGTCTTGCCTTTTTCTTGGTCTCGGTTGTCGTTTTGGGGTCGATAGGGAGTTTGTATGGGAGGTTCATGCTCACGGATAACGTGCGATCGGAGATCAACGCGCCGCCCGGCTGCGTCTTAGACAATGAGGGTTCGTGGGCCATTGGCGTTTACTCTGGTGATTCACCCTTTTCTCTTGAGCCAGTTGAAGCT ATGAATGTCTGGAAGGATAAGAGTGCAGCATGGCCTGTAGCCAATCCTGTTCTTACTTGTGCTTCACCTTCTGATTCTGGCTTTCCCAGTAATTTTGTAGCTGACCCTTTTCTTTATGTACAG GGAGACACTCTTTATCTGTTTCACGAAACAAAAAATTCTGTTACAATGCAAGGAGATATAGGAGTTGCACGAAGTGTAGATAAGGGAGCAACATGGAAGTATTTGGGTATTGCCCTAGATGAAGATTGGCATCTCTCATATCCCTATGTCTTTGACTACAACGGAAAC ATATATATGATGCCAGAGAGCAGTGCAAAAGGGGATATTCGTCTTTATCGTGCCATAAACTTCCCTTTGACATGGACAATGGATAAGATTATTATGAAAAAGCCTCTAGTAGATTCTTTTATAATACCTCATCAGGGTTTGTTTTGGCTTTTCGGTTCTGATCACAGTGGGATTGGCACCAAAAAGAATGGACAACTAGAAATCTGGTATAGCAATTCCCCTCATGGTCCTTGGAAACCTCATAAGAAAAACCCTATATATAATACAGACAAGAGCATGGGAGCTCGGAATGGAGGCAGGCCATTTGTATACAACGGAAATCTCTATCGCATCGGTCAAGACTCTGGTGAAACATATGGAAAGCGGATACGTGTATTCAAGATTGGGGTTTTGACCACTGATGAGTTCAGAGAAGTCGCGGTTCCCTTGGGAGTCAAGGAGTCGAATAAGGGCCGGAATGCATGGAATGGTGCTCGTGGCCATCACATCGATGCTCAACAGCTCAGTTCTGGCGAGTGGATTGCAGTTCTTGATGGGGATCGAGTACCATCAGGAGATGCACTTCGACGCTTTATGTTTGGGTTAGCTTCGTTTCTAGCCGTGTTGGTCTTTGTTATGCTCGTGGGATTTTTACTTGGGGTGGTGAAGTGTATCGTCCCATTAAGTTGGTGCCCACACAATATGGGAAAGAGGAGTGATGCTTTCTCGGCTTGGGAGAGGCCCAGTGTGTTATCTGCGAAGCTGAGGCTATTCTGCAGTCGTCTGAACCGAGCAAGCTCTACTTTGCATGCCAGGATAAGGCCAAACAGTTGCAGTGGAATCATCATCCTGACTTTCGTGATTGTGGTGGCTGTGGTGCTGACATGTTGCGGGGTCAATTATATATACGGTGGAAATGGTGGGCAGGAATCGTACCCACTTAGTGGTCACTACTCCGAGTTCACTTTATTAACCATGACCTATGATGCTCGTCTTTGGAATCTGAAAATGTACGTGAAACATTACTCGAGATGCTCCTCGGTGCGTGAGATAGTTGTTGTGTGGAACAAAGGAACGCCTCCACAATTAAGCGACTTTGACTCAGCCGTTCCCGTAAGGATAAGGATAGAGGAACACAACTCATTGAACAACCGCTTCAAGATCGATCCATTGATAAAAACTCGAGCCGTTCTTGAGCTTGATGATGACATCATGATGACTTGTGATGACATCGAACGAGGGTTCAGAGTCTGGCGTGAGCATCCAGAACGTATAGTGGGGTTTTATCCGCGCTTCGTTAACGGGTCCCCATTAAAGTATAAAGGCGAGAAACATGCCCGGAAATATGATGGGTACAACATGATTTTGACCGGGGCTGCTTTTATTGACAGCACCGTGGCATTTGAGATATATTGGAGCACATACGCAGCAGAAGGCCGAGAGATGGTGGACAGTTTCTTTAACTGCGAAGACATATTGATGAACTATTTATACGCAAATAAAAGCTCGACTAACGTGGTAGAGTACATTAAACCCGCATGGGCGATAGATACGTCGAAATTTTCTAGTGTGGCTATCAGCAGGAATACACAGGCTCATTATGGGGTCCGAAGCAACTGCTTGACGAAGTTTTCGGACATGTATGGAAGTTTAACTGACCGGAAGGTGGAGTTCAGCAGACGAACTGATGGTTGGGATGTATAG